The DNA region TCTAGCTCGTAGGCGTTTATTTTGCGTATTACTGAGTGTAGGCTGTGGAAGAGGTCGGCGGTGGCCACCTCCGCCGGGGCCATCAACTCGCCGACTTTTACGTCGCGGCCCCGCTCCTTAAACGCCTTAAGTAACTCGTTTTTCGTCACGACGCCCACGGAAGTACCTTTCTCATCTACAATAACCACGTAGTCCGTCCCCGCCGCTAGCATCTTGTACGCTATCTCCTCTACCGTGGCGTCTGGAGGCGCCGTCGGGTATTCTGTCTTCATTACGTCTCCTGCAGTACCCTCCTCTACAAGCAACTTGGCCCTCTCCCCTGGCATTACCTGCTCTTTCAGAATAAGCATTTTGCCCCTCTGTCTCTTCCAGTATCCCAGCGACTTCTCTGCGATATAAGTCAAGAAGTCCCTCCTAGTGATAAAACCCGTAACTTTGCCCTCGTCGTCTACAACGGCTAATATGGAGGCCCCAGTGCGGAGGAACACTTTACGTATTCTGGATAGCGGATCTCTTAGATTTACTACAGGCACGTCTGTGAGCATGACGTCGCGGGCTCTAAGCCCAGTAACGTGTTTAGAAGGCCGTAGCCTAATAGCCTCCTCAACGTGGGGCTTAGCCACTTGCACCTCCGCTACCCTCTTTACTTCCACATCTTCTCTACCCTCCTTAGGCCCGTATAGGTAGGCATGTATAACATCCCACGCGGTCACTACGCCGATGGCTTTGCCTTCTCTGTTTACAACAGGAGCTATGTATAGACCAGTAGTCGCCATAAACCTTGCCACCTCCTCTATCGGCGTATCCGGCGTCGCCACCGCCGCGCCTCTGAACATAAGCCTCCATACCCTCGCGACGCCGGAGCTTTTGCTCTCGCCTCTTGTCACACGCGTGCCGAATATGGCTCTAGGCGCCCCGGCGCCCTTGTACCACCTCCGCGACTTCACCAAATCCCACACAGTAAGGATACCCGCCACTCCCCCCTCTCTGTTCAAAACGACGTACCCATCTACCTCGCCTCCGGTCAGTTTTTTGAAAATCCTCGACACCTTTTCTATTGCCTTGACAAAACCTGCCCGAGATTTCTTCTCCTCGGCGGGGGTGTAGACGGCGGCGACGGATTTCGCCTTAGGCTCCCTAAGCAACAGCGCGGAGAGCAGACCTCTAAGAGTTACCACCCCCACGTATTTCCCCTCCTCGTCCACGACCACCGCCCCCCACTTAGCTTCGCTCGTGAGGATTTCGAGCACGTTTTCTATTTTCCAGCTCTCCTTTACAAAAATCGGCGGGTTAACAAACTCGCCCACCTTGTCGTCTGATTTCTTGCTTTTGAGAAGCAAAGCTGTGTGCGGGTACACAACCCCTGCCACCTCTTCCGAAAACACCGACCTGAACACGGGTACTACGTCCACTGGGAATTTTCTCAGATAGGCGGCAAGAGTCTCTAGTGTTGTATTAGGCGTTACCCTAAAAGGTGGGTGCTCAACCACATCCCTCACGTACTGGGGGACTGGCTTTTCGACAAGCTTTTCAACCTCCTTTCTAGTAATCTGAGACTGAGACACATAATGAAAAAGGTTTTAGCTTTTAAAATTATATGAGGCCGCCGTAGATAAGCCCCCCGACGTGTAGCAGATAGCCTCCGGGCCCCACTTCCAAAGAGCCCTCAGGTAGCTTCACCACGGCTGGTCCCGTAATTAGGAAATTCCCCGTAGCCTCGCCGGAGAGTAAAAACACAGTCAACCCCATCTCGCCTGCCAATTTGGCTACGTCTTTTCTGTCCGTCAACACCGGCGCCTTGGTTACGTAGGCATATAACAACGAGTCTAGAACACCGGCCTTACCAGCGGCTCTGCTCTTCACCGCGCCGGTGGGCTCCTCTCCCCCCTCCCACACCTCCACAAGAGGTCTTAGCCAGGCGTGGCGTGTAGACCACCTCATCGCCTCCCCCTTCTCCAACAAGTCTCGTAGCTGGATCTTCTGCTCTGGGGAGAGGCCGTAGACCGCCCCGTATATCTCCGCCAGCGCCACCGGCTCGATTTTAGACGCTGAAACGAGGCGCGCAGACCTGGCCTCCACGCCTTCCGCGATTACGACGAGCACGGGGAAATGCCTACTCAAGAGCCTCAGCGCCGTATCGGGAGTTGCCACCACGTTTATCACCCCTTTAAAGACGGGGGGCTCGGGCTCTGGTACGTAGTTCTCCACCGTGCTGACCCCCCTCTTGAAGGTCTCTTCACTAACGGGCAGACACGCCGCGTAGGAACATATGGCATAGCTGTCCCTAAGCTGAGCCAAAGCTGCGCCATGTCTACGCCGCCTTTTTCAAAGGCGCACACCACACCGAGTTTAGGCGAGAAGGCCAAGTCGCCCTGGGGCATTGTCGGAGCCTTTACACATATATAGCCACAGGCCTCATACTTGTATAGATAGTAGCCTAAGAACAAGGCGGCGAGCACAACCGCGGGCTTAAAAGGCGCCTCCACCGCGAGCCCAGCTGCAAGTGTCGCAACAAGCCTGGACGCTCTAGGGGCAATTGGGGCAAGGTAAAGCGCCGAGAGTCCAAGTACAAGCAATACGAGCTTCGCGGCGCCTACGTAAGGCGATGCTGCCGTAGCCGAAACGCCTGCCGCGGCGATAGCGGGGGTTAAGAGTTCGCATCTGGCCAGCCTCAGCCAGAGGCGTGCGTACAGCATGAGAAATCTCCTGGCCAGCACAACGACAAGGGCTAATAAGCCCAGTGGGGGCTCAGCACGAGAAGGGCCAAAACCACCAGCGCTATTGCGATGTTACGCATTAATAGGACCCTAGTCTTATAGACGTGGTTACGCTCAGCAGGGTACAGATAGGTATTGTAGGGAAGCCTAACGCGGGGAAGTCCACCTTCTTCGCCGCCGCCACTCTTAAGGACGTAAAGATATCCCCCATGCCCTTCACGACAATAGACCCTAATATAGGCATCGGCTACGTGAGAATAGACGACTGCCCCTGCGGAAGCATTAGGTGCAACCCCAGGAGCTACTCCGTAGTCGAGGGTGTGTGCTACGCCCCCGTGGAGCTTATAGACGTCGCCGGGCTGGTCCCAGGCGCGTGGCAGGGCAGAGGGCTGGGCAACCAGTTCCTCGACCACCTCAGGAGGGCCCCCGTCTTGATACACGTAGTAGACGCGTCGGGCTCAACAGACGAGGAGGGGAGGCTCGTCAAGCCCGGCACCCACGACCCCGTAAAAGACGTGGAGTTCCTAGAGCGGGAGGTGGACCTCTGGTTAGCCTCTATCATACGCAAAGACTGGGATAAGGTTGTGAGGTTTGTAGAGTTCAGCAAAAAAGACATTGTGGAGGTGCTTTCGGAGCGGTTGGCCGGACTGGGGATTGGGCGTGTCCAAGTCGAGAAGGCCTTAGAGAGCTCCGACTTGTTGAAAAAACCGCCTAGCAAGTGGGGCGAGGAGGACTTCTACAAGTTCTCCAGCACTGCCAGATCGCTCAGCAAGCCCATTGTAATCGCCGCTAACAAGATAGACCTCCCGGAAGGAGAGGAGGGGTATAAGAGACTTAAGGAGACGTATTCACACAAGCTAATCATACCCACCTCGGCAGAGGCAGAGCTCGCCCTACGCAGGGCGGCCGCCAAGGGCCTGGTGAAATACAAACCAGGAGATGGAACATTCGAGCTGGTGGGAGAGGCTACGCCCCAGCAGAAGGCCGTCCTCGAGAAAATCGCCGAC from Pyrobaculum arsenaticum DSM 13514 includes:
- a CDS encoding redox-regulated ATPase YchF, giving the protein MVTLSRVQIGIVGKPNAGKSTFFAAATLKDVKISPMPFTTIDPNIGIGYVRIDDCPCGSIRCNPRSYSVVEGVCYAPVELIDVAGLVPGAWQGRGLGNQFLDHLRRAPVLIHVVDASGSTDEEGRLVKPGTHDPVKDVEFLEREVDLWLASIIRKDWDKVVRFVEFSKKDIVEVLSERLAGLGIGRVQVEKALESSDLLKKPPSKWGEEDFYKFSSTARSLSKPIVIAANKIDLPEGEEGYKRLKETYSHKLIIPTSAEAELALRRAAAKGLVKYKPGDGTFELVGEATPQQKAVLEKIADLLKKWGSTGVTRALNAAVFDALQYVAVYPVEDERRMSDKQGNVLPDLLLVPKTYTARDVAYAIHTDLGERFVTAIDARSGRRLASDEQVTHGLVLKIVAR
- a CDS encoding CBS domain-containing protein; amino-acid sequence: MSQSQITRKEVEKLVEKPVPQYVRDVVEHPPFRVTPNTTLETLAAYLRKFPVDVVPVFRSVFSEEVAGVVYPHTALLLKSKKSDDKVGEFVNPPIFVKESWKIENVLEILTSEAKWGAVVVDEEGKYVGVVTLRGLLSALLLREPKAKSVAAVYTPAEEKKSRAGFVKAIEKVSRIFKKLTGGEVDGYVVLNREGGVAGILTVWDLVKSRRWYKGAGAPRAIFGTRVTRGESKSSGVARVWRLMFRGAAVATPDTPIEEVARFMATTGLYIAPVVNREGKAIGVVTAWDVIHAYLYGPKEGREDVEVKRVAEVQVAKPHVEEAIRLRPSKHVTGLRARDVMLTDVPVVNLRDPLSRIRKVFLRTGASILAVVDDEGKVTGFITRRDFLTYIAEKSLGYWKRQRGKMLILKEQVMPGERAKLLVEEGTAGDVMKTEYPTAPPDATVEEIAYKMLAAGTDYVVIVDEKGTSVGVVTKNELLKAFKERGRDVKVGELMAPAEVATADLFHSLHSVIRKINAYELDGVVVKEGAEVKGVMTVDDLTLRPVEESLRGEKLVFFTKTGVRRAVRTGLSRLRYSKIGIITAIDVMRPVDHAVSADANAKEVIDKLFEQGVLPVYNEKGELVGVLNKMDVVKELARVYVTYAMPEKVKEAEKAEARAR